The Streptomyces sp. R28 region TGGAGCCGCTGCCGGTGTGAGAGGCGGTGCGGTCAGTCGTGGCCGGCGGTCGCCACGGGCTGGCGGCCGCCCAGCAGCCAGGTCACGATGTCCGGCAGTACGCGCAGCGACCCGAAGTGCGCCGCGGCCGGCTGGAGGATGGCGGTCACGCTGGGGATGCGCGCGGCCAGCCAGCGGGTGTGGCTGGGCGGGGAGAAGACGTCCTGCTCCCCGTGCCACAGCAGCACCGGCACGGAGATGTCGGCCGGGTTGAACCCCCAGGGACTGCAGAACGACAGCGCGTCGTCCACCCAGCCGTCCGCCGACACCCGCAGCGCCTCGCGGTAGTTGCGCAGCAGCATCGCCCGGACACCGGCGTCGGCGACCACCCGCAGATCGGACTCGGTGAGGTCCCGGCGCAGCTGGGAGAGCAACCGCACCGGGTCCGAGCGGATGGCGACGGAACGTTTGCGCAGGCTGGCCGCGAGCCGGTCCGGGCTGGCCAGGGCCTTGGAGTACTCGCTGACGTTGGAGGCGGCCATCCCGGCGAACCAGTCGAGGCCGTCGGCGTCGCGCGGAGCCAGACTCACCAGCACCGCGACGCGGGTCACCCGGTCCGCCAGCAGCGCCGCGCAGGCCAGCGCGTGCGGCCCGCCCCCGGAGCGGCCGACGACGGCGAAACGCTCGAAGCCCAGGGCGTCGGCGATGGCGGCGACATCGGCCGCGACGTGCGCGACCGTCCGCCCGGGCAGCGGGTCCGAGGGACCGTAGCCGGGACGGTCGTAGGTGATGAGCAGGACCTGCTGGTGGTAGAGCAGCATGGGCCGGGGCGCCGGACCGAGTCTGCTGCCGGGTGTGCCGTGCAGCAGA contains the following coding sequences:
- a CDS encoding alpha/beta fold hydrolase, translating into MRKEVYSGDGRRLAVEISGDPGGSPVFLLHGTPGSRLGPAPRPMLLYHQQVLLITYDRPGYGPSDPLPGRTVAHVAADVAAIADALGFERFAVVGRSGGGPHALACAALLADRVTRVAVLVSLAPRDADGLDWFAGMAASNVSEYSKALASPDRLAASLRKRSVAIRSDPVRLLSQLRRDLTESDLRVVADAGVRAMLLRNYREALRVSADGWVDDALSFCSPWGFNPADISVPVLLWHGEQDVFSPPSHTRWLAARIPSVTAILQPAAAHFGSLRVLPDIVTWLLGGRQPVATAGHD